Proteins encoded in a region of the Syngnathus typhle isolate RoL2023-S1 ecotype Sweden linkage group LG20, RoL_Styp_1.0, whole genome shotgun sequence genome:
- the fam83hb gene encoding protein FAM83H, protein MTHRSQSSSIGDNPLDPNYLPPHYKEEYRLAIDALIENDLSGYYEFLQGADVVSFLAQAEIEHIKSTIQEPTHAHSVPDLRYPEAGHNVEGSSDTYWPMQSDLAAPGLDLGWPLTQNSFIGPTEVTTLVNPSEPNMPSIKEQARRLIKNARQVIAVVMDTFTDVDIFADLLDATARHIPVYILLDEEEAQNFVSMVINCKVNLDLIQMMRVRTVAGITYQSRTGKSFKGQMKDRFLLADCRAVLSGNYSFMWSYEKIHRCIAHLFLGELVATFDEEFRILYAQSEPLVIDPSDGTLAVPDTGAYLSMQLGLKRTQSLRNPLGFRRQSEITSSFSYGDQERNLGLPFRRNDPFRHTIEHGAAIVMGKYSQQQFRPQQSYLEQGRSIVSRQIEMSGFKRHSYAEGTQDNYMSSRHYMKHRVMNNLDETDFNREPRHHFYSEGPGPGSGHGHFDRHRPQHLSIDQYSDSSSFRSDLEFSGGNYARGNAHLSSDNLSGPDGIHAPPVAGRYGGTTAQKRPTIGQAYACQSSPTHPHPLDKKSFPKHSDQEHGEDASVRHGLRNWRIHSYLSTYEEGGEDGLNQPAGPDAFEDPPPAQEPGECSAARFGLKEPLNVASNPRVDFKKPRFGKPVVPDGTGKEVTTKDLLPSFLLDRNEKEAEKDREREARWGSEKDDSREREAKEHSELFLSKHDSFRSRINPLLQRSSRLRSSLIFSSSKAEMHSGSTAAATEDEGKSSIVAQILEKRRSLSREPFEWKKMAEEKEQDKSETAKESEKGMKDIAESKDEPQQHLATVDTSDAVTSSLNFNDPANRLKYFKDVAAKRKASRMETEAPLKVPESAEKKADYPDNPPPTNTTAGAASSSTESETKKPDALGKQSELTRRASLTSSKPSLLSPKPFVSSVKPPESHKDESSSDGQKKDLFKTLKPLPSPKIFKRDQLKFKVLNPRRVSCGEEILTDATDSEKSEMKKSRSQSSSTLPHDESKEKVMGSNTSINTLGEGKGDGKTLDFLKKQTQRLKGFLGPRDKEKKSSGEDRGSMSTVKEMVEDYNKKQSKDTEGSASAAADDQPTANHRTSPGTSGSSRYQPSGSSVLFSSNLRDDTKVILEQISANTQKNRHERGEDGDRDAKDNDFSAKKNRFLRPQGGIQEREGLLKRIESLRKEKKVYSRFEMGNTLG, encoded by the exons ATGACTCACCGCTCTCAGAGTTCTTCCATTGGTGACAACCCCCTGGACCCAAATTACCTGCCTCCGCACTACAAGGAGGAATACCGCCTTGCCATTGATGCACTGATCGAAAATGATTTATCG GGCTACTACGAGTTCCTCCAGGGAGCTGACGTGGTCAGCTTTCTGGCACAAGCTGAAATTGAGCACATCAAATCCACGATCCAGGAGCCCACTCACGCCCACAGCGTTCCCGACCTGAGGTACCCAGAGGCGGGCCACAATGTGGAGGGCTCGTCCGACACCTACTGGCCCATGCAGTCCGACCTGGCCGCTCCGGGCCTAGACCTCGGATGGCCACTGACTCAGAACAGCTTCATCGGACCCACGGAGGTCACCACTCTGGTCAACCCGTCGGAGCCAAACATGCCAAGTATCAAGGAGCAGGCCAGGAGACTCATCAAGAATGCTCGGCAG GTCATTGCGGTGGTGATGGACACGTTTACCGACGTGGATATTTTTGCCGACCTCTTGGATGCGACAGCTCGCCACATTCCTGTTTACATTCTTCTAGACGAGGAGGAAGCTCAGAACTTTGTCTCCATGGTGATCAACTGCAAGGTCAACTTGGACTTaattcag ATGATGCGAGTCAGGACCGTGGCGGGAATAACGTATCAATCCCGAACGGGGAAGTCATTCAAGGGGCAAATGAAAGATCGTTTCCTATTGGCTGATTGCAGAGCTGTGCTGAGTGGTAATTATAG CTTCATGTGGTCATATGAGAAAATCCATCGCTGCATCGCGCACCTTTTTCTGGGTGAACTGGTGGCCACGTTCGACGAAGAGTTTCGCATCCTCTACGCTCAGTCCGAGCCCCTCGTCATCGACCCATCGGACGGAACGCTGGCAGTCCCGGACACCGGCGCTTACTTAAGCATGCAGTTGGGTTTAAAGAGGACCCAGTCCTTACGGAACCCTCTAGGCTTCCGGAGGCAATCCGAGATAACCTCCAGCTTCTCATACGGAGATCAGGAACGCAACCTGGGACTTCCATTCCGACGAAACGACCCCTTTCGTCACACCATTGAGCACGGGGCGGCGATCGTGATGGGGAAGTATTCCCAGCAGCAGTTTCGTCCCCAGCAGTCCTACTTGGAGCAGGGACGGTCTATCGTGTCCCGGCAGATAGAGATGAGCGGCTTCAAGAGGCACAGCTACGCCGAAGGCACCCAGGACAACTACATGTCCTCCAGGCACTACATGAAGCACAGAGTCATGAACAATCTGGACGAGACAGACTTCAACAG GGAACCCAGACACCATTTCTACAGCGAAGGTCCCGGCCCAGGTTCTGGCCACGGACACTTTGACAGACATCGTCCGCAGCATCTATCCATCGACCAGTATTCAGACTCGAGTTCCTTTCGCTCAGACCTCGAGTTCAGTGGCGGAAACTATGCGAGAGGCAATGCACATCTTTCCTCTGACAATTTAAGCGGACCCGACGGGATTCACGCACCTCCAGTAGCCGGGAGGTATGGAGGAACCACTGCCCAGAAGAGGCCAACCATTGGTCAGGCGTATGCTTGTCAGAGCTCGCCCACGCATCCTCACCCGCTAGACAAGAAGTCCTTTCCAAAGCACTCAGATCAGGAGCACGGGGAGGACGCAAGCGTGCGACACGGCTTGCGCAACTGGCGGATCCACTCGTATCTGAGCACATACGAGGAAGGCGGAGAAGATGGGCTCAATCAACCCGCCGGGCCGGACGCCTTTGAAGATCCTCCACCTGCTCAGGAGCCCGGTGAATGTTCAGCCGCCCGCTTTGGGCTAAAGGAGCCACTGAACGTTGCTTCCAATCCCAGAGTGGATTTCAAAAAACCTCGCTTTGGGAAGCCCGTCGTCCCTGACGGCACCGGCAAGGAGGTGACCACCAAGGACCTGCTTCCGTCATTTTTGCTggatagaaatgagaaggaagcGGAGAAAGACCGGGAGCGAGAGGCGAGGTGGGGTTCTGAAAAAGACGACAGCAGGGAAAGAGAAGCCAAAGAGCACTCAGAACTCTTCCTTTCCAAACACGACTCGTTCCGCTCACGGATCAACCCGCTCCTGCAGCGGAGCTCACGTCTGCGCTCCTCACTCATATTCTCATCTTCCAAAGCTGAAATGCATAGCGGGAGCACCGCTGCTGCCACGGAGGATGAGGGCAAATCCTCCATTGTAGCCCAGATATTAGAGAAGAGGCGATCGTTGTCTCGGGAACCTTTCGAGTGGAAAAAGATGGCTGAGGAGAAGGAACAAGACAAAAGTGAGACTGCAAAGGAAAGTGAAAAAGGAATGAAAGACATAGCAGAAAGCAAAGATGAACCTCAGCAGCACCTGGCAACCGTTGACACCTCTGACGCTGTCACCTCATCTCTCAACTTTAACGACCCGGCGAATCGACTCAAGTATTTCAAAGATGTAGCTGCTAAGCGGAAAGCATCCAGAATGGAGACTGAAGCGCCGCTGAAGGTCCCAGAATCAGCAGAGAAGAAGGCGGACTATCCTGACAATCCCCCCCCCACAAACACTACAGCCGGTGCTGCGAGTAGCTCGACAGAATCCGAGACCAAGAAACCGGATGCATTGGGAAAACAATCAGAACTCACTCGGCGAGCTTCGCTTACATCCTCCAAGCCGTCTCTGCTCTCGCCCAAGCCTTTCGTAAGTAGCGTTAAGCCCCCCGAAAGCCACAAGGACGAGAGCTCGTCCGACGGCCAAAAGAAAGACCTCTTCAAGACTTTGAAGCCCCTCCCGTCCCCAAAGATCTTCAAACGGGACCAGCTCAAGTTTAAGGTACTCAATCCTCGCAGGGTCTCCTGTGGCGAGGAGATCCTCACGGACGCGACAGACTCCGAGAAGAGCGAGATGAAGAAGAGTCGCTCTCAAAGTTCCTCCACTCTGCCACACGATGAGTCCAAGGAGAAGGTGATGGGttccaacacatccatcaacACGCTCGGCGAAGGGAAGGGCGACGGCAAAACGTTGGACTTCCTAAAGAAACAGACTCAGAGGCTCAAGGGATTCTTGGGTCCCAGGGATAAGGAGAAGAAGTCCTCGGGAGAAGATCGGGGCAGCATGAGCACCGTCAAGGAAATGGTCGAAGATTACAACAAGAAGCAAAGTAAAGACACGGAGGGATCGGCCTCAGCCGCCGCCGATGACCAGCCCACGGCAAACCACAGGACGTCGCCTGGCACATCGGGTTCATCGCGCTACCAGCCCTCGGGGAGCTCTGTGCTGTTCAGCAGCAACCTCCGTGACGACACAAAGGTCATCCTGGAGCAGATCTCGGCTAACACCCAGAAGAACCGACACGAGCGGGGTGAGGACGGAGATCGCGACGCAAAGGACAACGACTTCTCGGCCAAGAAAAATCGCTTTCTGAGACCACAAGGCGGCATACAGGAGAGGGAGGGACTTCTCAAGAGGATAGAGAGCCTAAGAAAGGAGAAGAAGGTCTACAGCCGCTTTGAG ATGGGAAATACACTGGGATAG
- the si:ch211-199g17.9 gene encoding synaptonemal complex central element protein 1 isoform X2, whose protein sequence is MLSHVKLESRPSNETLRVCSQNPTRKDLETDIMKRKSLIVCLHKDFAARQTEAYQLERTEQEKEELLQRLQLQCEESKHENVRLAERNKKSEDLISQHRSEIWELKLKQRKMKLKFENELHSMMQQHKQLYAAIKDAQPKE, encoded by the exons ATGTTATCGCATGTGAAGTTAGAATCTCGTCCTTCTAATGAGACCCTACGGGTCTGTTCTCAAAACCCAA CCAGAAAAGATCTGGAAACTGATATTATGAAGAGGAAATCACTCATTGTTTGTCTACACAAGGATTTCGCTGCAC GGCAAACAGAGGCCTACCAACTGGAAAGGACCGAGCAGGAAAAAGAAG AACTGTTGCAGAGGTTGCAGCTCCAGTGCGAAGAATCCAAGCATGAGAATGTCAG GCTTGCTGAGCGGAACAAGAAAAGCGAGGACCTCATCTCTCAGCACCGTTCTGAAATCTGGGAGTTAAAGCTCAAGCAGCGCAAGATGAA GTTGAAGTTTGAGAATGAGCTCCACTCAATGATGCAACAGCACAAGCAGCTCTACGCCGCCATT AAAGACGCTCAGCCAAAAGAGTGA
- the si:ch211-199g17.9 gene encoding synaptonemal complex central element protein 1 isoform X1, which produces MLSHVKLESRPSNETLRVCSQNPTRKDLETDIMKRKSLIVCLHKDFAARQTEAYQLERTEQEKEELLQRLQLQCEESKHENVRLAERNKKSEDLISQHRSEIWELKLKQRKMKLKFENELHSMMQQHKQLYAAIVSRHLLPPPPHHSRRLASGHLIQKDAQPKE; this is translated from the exons ATGTTATCGCATGTGAAGTTAGAATCTCGTCCTTCTAATGAGACCCTACGGGTCTGTTCTCAAAACCCAA CCAGAAAAGATCTGGAAACTGATATTATGAAGAGGAAATCACTCATTGTTTGTCTACACAAGGATTTCGCTGCAC GGCAAACAGAGGCCTACCAACTGGAAAGGACCGAGCAGGAAAAAGAAG AACTGTTGCAGAGGTTGCAGCTCCAGTGCGAAGAATCCAAGCATGAGAATGTCAG GCTTGCTGAGCGGAACAAGAAAAGCGAGGACCTCATCTCTCAGCACCGTTCTGAAATCTGGGAGTTAAAGCTCAAGCAGCGCAAGATGAA GTTGAAGTTTGAGAATGAGCTCCACTCAATGATGCAACAGCACAAGCAGCTCTACGCCGCCATTGTAAGTCGCCACCTTTTGCCGCCACCGCCGCATCACAGTCGCCGACTTGCATCTGGTCATCTCATCCAGAAAGACGCTCAGCCAAAAGAGTGA
- the si:ch211-199g17.9 gene encoding synaptonemal complex central element protein 1 isoform X3: MKRKSLIVCLHKDFAARQTEAYQLERTEQEKEELLQRLQLQCEESKHENVRLAERNKKSEDLISQHRSEIWELKLKQRKMKLKFENELHSMMQQHKQLYAAIVSRHLLPPPPHHSRRLASGHLIQKDAQPKE; this comes from the exons ATGAAGAGGAAATCACTCATTGTTTGTCTACACAAGGATTTCGCTGCAC GGCAAACAGAGGCCTACCAACTGGAAAGGACCGAGCAGGAAAAAGAAG AACTGTTGCAGAGGTTGCAGCTCCAGTGCGAAGAATCCAAGCATGAGAATGTCAG GCTTGCTGAGCGGAACAAGAAAAGCGAGGACCTCATCTCTCAGCACCGTTCTGAAATCTGGGAGTTAAAGCTCAAGCAGCGCAAGATGAA GTTGAAGTTTGAGAATGAGCTCCACTCAATGATGCAACAGCACAAGCAGCTCTACGCCGCCATTGTAAGTCGCCACCTTTTGCCGCCACCGCCGCATCACAGTCGCCGACTTGCATCTGGTCATCTCATCCAGAAAGACGCTCAGCCAAAAGAGTGA
- the grinaa gene encoding glutamate receptor, ionotropic, N-methyl D-aspartate-associated protein 1a (glutamate binding), translated as MSQDKNGFPVMGECNPLHNVNGPPQQGFTMPPPNYSQAPGGPYPPAAGYGQPGFPQTGFGPAPYPQMPYPQMPYPQGPYPQGPYQQGPGQPGFPGDPSAPAGSPGYHGDVPPTYYDNEDFTNSGFEDKGIRRAFIRKVFLVLTVQLLVTFSFVAVFTFVDDAKVFVRRNPWTYYISYAVFLVSLIALSCCGDFRRRHPWNLVALAILTLSMSYMVGMIASFYDTDTVIMAVGITAVVCFTVVLFSLQSKYDFTSCQGVLFVCLIVLLLFGILCMFIRHKILHIVYASLGALLFTCFLAVDTQLLLGNKKLSLSPEEYVFAAVHLYTDIVNIFLYILAIVGHSRE; from the exons ATGTCCCAGGACAAGAATGGCTTCCCTGTGATGGGGGAGTGCAACCCACTCCACAACGTCAATGGCCCCCCGCAACAGGGCTTCACCATGCCGCCGCCCAACTACAGCCAGGCCCCTGGAGGCCCGTACCCGCCAGCCGCCGGCTACGGCCAGCCGGGCTTCCCTCAGACAGGCTTTGGCCCCGCCCCTTACCCGCAGATGCCCTACCCTCAGATGCCCTACCCGCAGGGGCCCTACCCACAGGGGCCCTACCAGCAAGGACCCGGGCAGCCGGGCTTCCCTGGGGACCCCTCCG CACCTGCTGGTAGCCCCGGTTACCATGGCGACGTGCCTCCCACTTACTACGACAATGAGGACTTTACCAACTCTGGCTTTGAGGACAAAGGCATCCGACGGGCCTTTATCAGAAAA GTTTTCTTGGTCCTCACCGTGCAGCTGCTTGTCACCTTCTCCTTCGTGGCTGTGTTCACCTTCGTGGACGACGCCAAGGTGTTTGTACGTCGCAACCCGTGGACGTACTACATCTCCTACGCGGTCTTCCTGGTGTCCCTAATCGCGCTCAGCTGCTGTGGGGACTTCCGCCGCAGGCACCCCTGGAACTTGGTTGCGCtg GCCATTCTGACCTTGAGCATGTCCTACATGGTGGGCATGATCGCCAGCTTCTATGACACTGACACCGTCATCATGGCTGTGGGCATCACCGCCGTGGTTTGCTTCACTGTGGTCCTCTTCTCACTACAG AGCAAGTACGACTTCACTTCCTGCCAAGGCGTGCTCTTTGTGTGCCTCATCGTCCTCCTGCTCTTCGGCATCCTCTGCATGTTCATCCGCCACAAGATCCTGCACATCGTCTATGCCTCGCTGGGGGCCCTCTTGTTCACCTGC TTCTTGGCGGTGGACACGCAGCTTCTCCTGGGCAACAAGAAGCTGTCTCTGAGTCCCGAGGAATACGTCTTTGCCGCCGTCCACCTCTACACGGACATAGTCAACATATTCCTCTACATCCTGGCTATTGTGGGACATTCCCGCGAATGA